A single Lactuca sativa cultivar Salinas chromosome 8, Lsat_Salinas_v11, whole genome shotgun sequence DNA region contains:
- the LOC111878237 gene encoding umecyanin has translation MAMVVVSMEFHSSTGEHYVVGYDYHWRLPSAESFYLVWSRLHTFKSNDVLVFIFNNTIHNVAEVTKEAYEHCNGTNPISLHTTSPTELTIKNMDNHYYICTIGDHCKKGQKVGIEVKDSPN, from the coding sequence atgGCCATGGTAGTGGTATCCATGGAGTTCCATAGCTCAACAGGAGAACACTATGTTGTCGGATATGActaccactggaggctgccatcAGCAGAAAGTTTCTATCTTGTGTGGTCACGACTCCATACCTTCAAAAGCAATGATGTTCTCGTCTTTATTTTCAACAACACGATTCATAACGTTGCAGAAGTAACAAAGGAGGCATACGAACATTGTAATGGCACCAACCCCATCTCACTCCACACCACCAGCCCGACtgaacttaccatcaagaacatGGACAACCATTATTACATTTGCACCATAGGAGACCATTGCAAGAAAGGGCAAAAAGTAGGGATTGAGGTTAAGGATTCACCAAACTAG